The following coding sequences are from one Microbacterium sp. SSM24 window:
- the gltX gene encoding glutamate--tRNA ligase has translation MSSSPDPRTTTATGADVRVRFCPSPTGLPHVGLIRTVLFNWAYARHNGGRLVFRIEDTDSARDSEESYQQLLDALRWLEIDWDEGVEVGGPHAPYRQSQRHDLYREVLDKLIAADAVYESYSTAEEIDARNEANGRAKQLGYDNFDRDLTDEQRAAFRAEGREPAWRLRVPDEDLTYVDLIRGEVTFPAGSFPDFVLVRAGGVPLYPFVNPVDDALMGITHVIRGEDLMPSTARQLALYRALVDAGVTTFIPRFAHMPLVLGEVGNKKLSKRDPKADLFLQRDKGFIHEGLLNYLSLLGWSIGPDRDVFSLDELVAAFDIVDVNPNPARFDQKKAESINGDHIRMLPPADFAGRLVPYLATAGLVSEPPTAQQQAILDAAAPLVQERMQLLGEAPGLLGFLFRDEVAYDEDALSSLPANAGEVLVASVGALELVPESEFTTAAVQDALSAALIDGLGLKPRIAYGPLRVALSGRRVSPPLFESIELLGKAATIRRLGALVERHG, from the coding sequence ATGTCTTCTTCACCCGATCCCCGCACCACGACCGCGACCGGCGCCGACGTGCGCGTGCGGTTCTGCCCCTCGCCGACCGGTCTCCCGCATGTCGGGCTGATCCGCACCGTGCTCTTCAACTGGGCCTACGCGCGTCACAACGGCGGCAGGCTCGTCTTCCGCATCGAAGACACCGATTCCGCGCGCGACAGCGAGGAGAGCTACCAGCAGCTTCTGGACGCACTGCGCTGGCTGGAGATCGACTGGGACGAGGGTGTCGAGGTGGGCGGCCCGCACGCCCCCTACCGCCAGTCGCAGCGGCACGACCTCTATCGCGAGGTGCTCGACAAGCTCATCGCGGCGGATGCCGTCTACGAGAGCTACTCGACCGCTGAGGAGATCGACGCCCGCAACGAGGCGAACGGCCGGGCCAAGCAGCTCGGCTACGACAACTTCGACCGCGATCTGACCGACGAGCAGCGCGCGGCGTTCCGGGCCGAGGGTCGCGAGCCCGCGTGGCGCCTGCGCGTGCCCGACGAGGACCTCACCTATGTGGACCTGATCCGCGGCGAGGTCACCTTCCCCGCCGGATCGTTCCCGGACTTCGTGCTCGTGCGCGCCGGCGGTGTGCCGCTCTACCCGTTCGTGAATCCGGTCGACGACGCGCTCATGGGCATCACGCACGTCATCCGCGGCGAGGACCTCATGCCCTCGACCGCCCGTCAGCTCGCGCTCTACCGCGCCCTGGTCGACGCAGGCGTCACGACGTTCATCCCGCGCTTCGCCCACATGCCGCTCGTGCTCGGCGAGGTCGGCAACAAGAAGCTCTCCAAGCGCGACCCGAAGGCCGACCTCTTCCTGCAGCGGGACAAGGGCTTCATCCATGAGGGCCTCCTCAACTACCTCTCGCTGCTCGGCTGGTCGATCGGGCCCGACCGCGATGTGTTCTCGCTCGATGAGCTCGTGGCCGCCTTCGACATCGTCGACGTGAACCCCAACCCCGCCCGCTTCGATCAGAAGAAGGCCGAGTCGATCAACGGCGACCACATCCGGATGCTGCCGCCCGCCGACTTCGCGGGGCGGCTCGTTCCGTACCTGGCCACCGCAGGACTCGTCTCCGAGCCGCCGACCGCGCAGCAGCAGGCGATCCTCGACGCGGCCGCACCGCTCGTCCAGGAGCGGATGCAACTGCTCGGTGAGGCGCCAGGCCTGCTCGGCTTCCTCTTCCGCGACGAGGTCGCCTACGACGAGGACGCGCTGTCGTCGCTGCCGGCGAATGCGGGGGAGGTGCTCGTCGCCTCGGTCGGTGCGCTCGAGCTCGTTCCCGAGTCCGAGTTCACGACCGCTGCCGTGCAGGACGCGCTGTCCGCCGCACTGATCGACGGACTCGGTCTGAAGCCGCGCATCGCGTACGGACCTCTGCGTGTGGCGCTGAGCGGTCGACGGGTCTCGCCGCCGCTGTTCGAGTCGATCGAACTGCTCGGCAAGGCCGCGACGATCCGACGCCTCGGCGCGCTGGTCGAACGACACGGCTGA
- a CDS encoding AfsR/SARP family transcriptional regulator: MGASGSGRAARRRQAGRPEWAVQVLGGFAVSGLDGPVPLPESTWRLVVLLALAQQPMRRSRIAGTLWGDRDEDHAQSSLRSTLWRLNQVAPGLVESDGHALRLAEDVAVDVAQLEAISRQLESGDDVDPCAVDPRMCCSDLLPDWYDGFVDDHRELVRQLRLRTLECLARRLSEQDDWGAALRIALIAVGEAPMRESTHQLVLEIHIAEGNVSEALRHYRMLKDALWQELGIQPSARLRATMAPHVRSDHTLGQLSSSASGRRLSGTGA; this comes from the coding sequence ATGGGTGCATCGGGGTCGGGTCGGGCTGCCCGGCGCCGGCAGGCCGGCAGGCCCGAGTGGGCCGTGCAGGTGCTCGGCGGCTTCGCGGTGTCGGGACTGGACGGTCCCGTTCCGCTCCCGGAGTCGACCTGGCGCCTCGTCGTGCTCCTCGCCCTCGCACAGCAGCCGATGCGGCGCTCGCGGATCGCGGGAACCCTGTGGGGCGATCGGGACGAGGATCACGCGCAGTCGAGCCTCCGCTCGACGCTGTGGCGGCTCAATCAGGTGGCACCCGGGCTGGTCGAGAGCGACGGGCATGCGCTGCGCCTCGCCGAGGACGTCGCTGTCGATGTCGCCCAGCTCGAGGCGATCTCGCGGCAGCTCGAATCGGGCGACGACGTCGACCCGTGCGCTGTCGACCCGCGGATGTGCTGCTCCGATCTGCTCCCCGACTGGTACGACGGCTTCGTCGACGACCACCGGGAGCTCGTCCGGCAGCTGCGGCTGCGCACCCTCGAATGCCTCGCCCGCCGGCTCAGCGAGCAGGACGACTGGGGCGCCGCGCTGCGGATCGCGCTCATCGCGGTCGGCGAGGCCCCGATGCGCGAGTCGACGCATCAGCTCGTGCTCGAGATCCACATCGCCGAGGGGAACGTCTCAGAGGCGCTGCGCCACTACCGGATGCTGAAGGACGCCCTGTGGCAGGAGCTCGGCATCCAGCCCTCGGCGCGCTTACGGGCGACCATGGCGCCGCACGTGCGCTCCGACCACACGCTGGGGCAGCTCTCGTCGTCGGCCTCGGGGCGCCGTCTGAGCGGCACCGGCGCCTGA
- a CDS encoding DUF4255 domain-containing protein produces the protein MAGYGAIRDAIESLAVLLRAHITNSGEAGLQGMPVRVNSPREVEQANVANAVAVWLHRVDVQADLLNRTPPRPDPGVLPRRPLPIELAVQIVPMNSDAGTAQLLLGRVFQIMNDHRRLAGADLSGSLATSGTVLTLGLGIPGTYDLNLVWSGLQTTMRPGASITMAGLVIDSHLDPVASAPVIDLSAGLSQIVGVGA, from the coding sequence ATGGCCGGGTATGGGGCGATCCGGGACGCGATCGAGTCTCTCGCAGTGCTCTTGCGCGCGCACATCACGAACTCGGGCGAGGCGGGCCTCCAAGGCATGCCCGTGCGGGTGAACTCCCCGCGAGAGGTCGAGCAGGCGAACGTCGCCAACGCCGTCGCGGTGTGGCTGCACCGGGTCGATGTGCAGGCCGATCTCCTCAACCGCACGCCGCCGCGCCCCGATCCCGGCGTGCTGCCCCGCCGCCCGCTCCCCATCGAGCTCGCCGTGCAGATCGTGCCGATGAACAGCGACGCCGGAACGGCGCAGCTGCTGCTCGGCCGGGTCTTCCAGATCATGAACGATCATCGGCGCCTCGCCGGAGCCGATCTGTCGGGGAGCCTCGCGACCAGCGGCACCGTCCTCACGCTCGGACTCGGCATCCCGGGCACGTACGACCTCAATCTCGTATGGAGCGGGCTGCAGACCACGATGCGACCCGGCGCCTCGATCACGATGGCGGGCCTCGTCATCGACAGCCACCTCGACCCTGTCGCCAGCGCTCCCGTGATCGACCTCTCGGCGGGACTTTCCCAGATCGTCGGGGTGGGGGCATGA
- a CDS encoding phage tail sheath C-terminal domain-containing protein, whose product MPEYLAPGVYVEEVSSGPPPIAGVGTTTTGMVGLTRRGPTQGRPTLVTNYGDFVRAFGGPFEFGSTFAGLQDLPYAAKGFFANGGRRLYVSRISPATAAPSTLALRGGNVTRLRRTALPGDTVLALATTRGLRIGGVVRLRQIKDGITTTSVDLTITAWNRADDEITVTAAGPPPIIPTAFESAYTTVLTDVGTVPAAGGPPNALANPGTAKPVSFGLIARNDGTWGQDLQVAVAYRSAGRAVVNHAAIAGGDTVVPVNSTAGFYVGAWVDVSFGPAAAQRVYRQVTAITGGSLVLAGGNIAAGAWNPVGGFTETRISTCEFDLILTYTDPVERTTVTERFPGLTIASIPGRHYVTQLAASALVDVDTAVGAPADNPFAFPAPADGLADRLTGGSDGTAAPTDQEYRGSDLVPNAKTGLRALEEIDEVALLAAPGVSRVDVQAAMIEQATALMDRFAVLDPPPGTSGAPATLDQLQTHANNFDTRYAAIYYPRVVVSDPLTGGSRAVAPSGHILGVYARVDNTRGVHKAPANEVILGITDLETFVSRGQQEILNPRGINVLRDLRADRRGLRVFGARCLTSEQDWVYINVRRLFIFVEESLAEGTQWAVFEPNDQRLWERVRTSISIFLEGVWRDGALMGAKKEEAFFVTADRSTMTDDDILNGRLVVEIGIAPVRPAEFVILRIGQWLGGSAVQEL is encoded by the coding sequence ATGCCCGAGTATCTCGCACCCGGCGTGTACGTCGAGGAGGTCTCCTCAGGACCGCCGCCCATCGCGGGAGTGGGCACGACCACGACCGGAATGGTCGGGCTCACCCGTCGTGGGCCCACCCAGGGCCGGCCGACGCTCGTGACCAACTACGGCGACTTCGTGCGGGCGTTCGGCGGCCCGTTCGAGTTCGGAAGCACGTTCGCAGGCCTGCAGGATCTGCCCTACGCCGCGAAGGGCTTCTTCGCCAACGGCGGCCGCAGACTCTACGTCAGTCGCATCAGTCCGGCGACGGCGGCGCCCTCGACACTCGCGCTGCGGGGCGGGAACGTCACCCGCCTGCGGCGCACGGCGCTGCCCGGTGACACGGTCCTCGCGCTCGCGACGACGCGCGGTCTGCGGATCGGCGGCGTCGTGCGGCTCCGTCAGATCAAGGACGGCATCACGACGACCAGCGTCGACCTGACGATCACCGCATGGAACCGAGCGGACGACGAGATCACCGTGACCGCCGCGGGCCCGCCGCCGATCATCCCGACCGCCTTCGAGAGCGCCTACACGACGGTGCTCACGGATGTGGGAACCGTGCCCGCCGCGGGCGGCCCGCCGAACGCGCTCGCCAACCCGGGAACCGCGAAGCCGGTGTCGTTCGGGCTCATCGCGAGGAACGACGGAACGTGGGGCCAGGACCTGCAGGTCGCGGTGGCGTATCGCTCGGCCGGGCGCGCCGTTGTGAACCATGCGGCGATCGCGGGCGGCGACACCGTCGTTCCCGTCAACTCCACGGCCGGGTTCTATGTCGGCGCCTGGGTCGACGTCAGCTTCGGGCCGGCGGCGGCGCAGCGCGTCTACCGCCAGGTCACGGCGATCACGGGCGGATCGCTCGTGCTCGCCGGCGGGAACATCGCAGCCGGCGCCTGGAACCCCGTCGGAGGGTTCACCGAGACCCGCATCTCGACCTGCGAGTTCGACCTGATCCTGACCTACACGGATCCGGTCGAACGCACGACGGTGACGGAGCGCTTCCCCGGACTGACCATCGCGAGCATCCCGGGCCGCCACTACGTGACGCAGCTCGCGGCATCCGCTCTCGTCGACGTCGACACGGCAGTGGGGGCGCCTGCGGACAACCCGTTCGCGTTCCCCGCCCCCGCCGACGGCCTCGCCGACCGGCTGACCGGCGGCAGCGACGGCACGGCCGCGCCGACGGACCAGGAGTACCGCGGCAGCGATCTCGTCCCGAACGCCAAGACGGGGCTGCGTGCGCTCGAGGAGATCGACGAGGTGGCGCTCCTCGCCGCCCCGGGGGTGTCCCGTGTCGACGTGCAGGCCGCGATGATCGAGCAGGCCACCGCGCTCATGGACCGCTTCGCGGTGCTGGACCCGCCGCCGGGCACCTCGGGTGCCCCGGCCACGCTCGACCAGCTGCAGACGCACGCGAACAACTTCGACACGCGCTACGCCGCGATCTACTACCCGCGCGTCGTGGTGAGCGACCCGTTGACCGGCGGCAGCCGCGCGGTCGCTCCGTCGGGGCACATCCTCGGGGTGTACGCCCGGGTCGACAACACGCGCGGGGTGCACAAGGCGCCGGCGAACGAGGTGATCCTCGGCATCACCGACCTCGAGACCTTCGTGTCGCGGGGTCAGCAGGAGATCCTCAATCCGCGGGGGATCAACGTGCTGCGCGACCTCCGGGCCGACCGGCGCGGGCTGCGCGTGTTCGGCGCCCGGTGCCTCACTTCGGAGCAGGACTGGGTGTACATCAACGTGCGGCGTCTGTTCATCTTCGTCGAGGAGTCGCTCGCCGAAGGCACGCAGTGGGCGGTGTTCGAGCCGAACGACCAGCGGCTGTGGGAGCGGGTGCGCACGTCGATCTCGATCTTCCTCGAAGGAGTGTGGCGCGACGGTGCGCTCATGGGAGCGAAGAAGGAAGAGGCGTTCTTCGTCACCGCGGATCGCTCGACGATGACCGACGACGACATCCTCAACGGCCGGCTCGTGGTCGAGATCGGCATCGCCCCCGTGCGCCCGGCCGAGTTCGTGATCCTGCGCATCGGCCAGTGGCTCGGCGGATCCGCCGTCCAGGAACTGTAA
- a CDS encoding phage tail protein, producing MPTGDRIDPFRGFNFRVEIASTSDVVAAFREVSGLTANIDVAEYRDGNSKDLHPKKLFGLRKYSNIVLKRGVTQNNELWLWYRQIVNGVADRRNGSVILLDEEQNDMLRWNFYEAWPSKLDWPTFNATTNEVAVETLELCVEKIELV from the coding sequence ATGCCCACTGGAGATCGGATCGATCCGTTCCGCGGGTTCAACTTCCGCGTCGAGATCGCGTCGACATCCGACGTCGTGGCGGCGTTCCGCGAAGTCAGCGGCCTCACGGCGAACATCGACGTCGCGGAGTACCGCGACGGCAACTCGAAGGACCTCCATCCGAAGAAGCTGTTCGGTCTGCGCAAGTACAGCAACATCGTGCTCAAGCGCGGAGTGACGCAGAACAACGAGCTGTGGCTCTGGTACCGGCAGATCGTCAACGGCGTCGCCGATCGCCGGAACGGGTCGGTCATCCTCCTCGACGAGGAGCAGAACGACATGCTCCGCTGGAACTTCTACGAGGCGTGGCCGTCGAAGCTCGACTGGCCGACCTTCAACGCGACGACGAACGAGGTCGCCGTCGAGACCCTCGAACTCTGCGTCGAGAAGATCGAACTGGTCTGA
- a CDS encoding phage tail sheath C-terminal domain-containing protein — translation MDGRAPGVLIQFADPPPAIEPSRIDVPVLVCVTERGPVDTPVRCASWTRFVAGHGGFIPNGLGAYAAKAFFDNGGGPAWVVRVAAPERTTATAGPQPADRSRSVVAAPAGLIPGAVATLRQGDLVRAYLVTATDAATSTITWDRPLHPGFDTTLAITVATGAGSAAARCPDEGGADAIEIEAATPGSWGDRLEVVVSGVLTASTAPRTDAVGTAAVTPVVSTVGFAVGDSCRITQDIGGVVAVETAVVALIDAAHRVLSWTTPLAPAIDVTRPFTIESRAFDLAVLEAGLVAELWPGLTCEPAHPRFAERVLAASALVRGRVLGDQPAPARARLAGGRDGTAALAIADLLGDELTGIARGLAAVAEIDEPAVVVMPDLVAPPTPPLVRAPLPVDPCDPCRDEEELPDAVEAVIVEAGATFDAEQIIAAQQAVIETCERNTERIVLLDPPSGCRTLAQLRDWAARFSSSYAVTIAPGIGVVEPSDSRALRTIPASGHLAGLISACDTATGPWLSAANRSLVWAHSVSWAASDAEHAAANDDGINLVRPIAGRGLVPLGARTMAADDEWTFAAVRRTMIWLRRTLRHHLAWVVFEPITPGLATLLTGSIGTLLTDVWEAGGLSGAAPDESFFVAVDTESALVGELRIVVGVALARPAEFVTVTVTRTGNRLELNEEPVVVLAGGA, via the coding sequence ATGGACGGCCGCGCGCCAGGGGTGCTCATCCAGTTCGCCGATCCGCCGCCGGCCATCGAGCCGTCGCGGATCGACGTGCCGGTGCTGGTCTGCGTCACCGAGCGCGGGCCCGTGGACACCCCCGTGCGCTGCGCCTCGTGGACGCGCTTCGTCGCCGGCCACGGCGGATTCATCCCCAACGGACTCGGCGCCTACGCGGCGAAGGCGTTCTTCGACAACGGCGGCGGACCGGCGTGGGTCGTGCGGGTCGCCGCACCCGAGCGCACGACAGCGACGGCCGGACCGCAGCCCGCCGACCGCAGCCGCAGCGTCGTCGCCGCGCCTGCGGGCCTGATCCCGGGTGCGGTCGCCACGCTCCGGCAGGGAGACCTGGTCCGCGCGTACCTGGTGACGGCCACGGATGCCGCGACCTCGACGATCACGTGGGACCGGCCCCTGCATCCCGGGTTCGACACGACGCTCGCGATCACCGTCGCGACGGGGGCGGGATCGGCGGCCGCGCGATGCCCGGACGAGGGCGGCGCGGACGCGATCGAGATCGAGGCGGCGACACCGGGATCGTGGGGCGATCGGCTCGAGGTGGTGGTGTCGGGCGTCCTCACCGCGAGCACCGCACCCCGGACGGACGCGGTGGGGACGGCCGCGGTGACGCCCGTCGTGTCCACGGTCGGGTTCGCCGTCGGCGACTCGTGCCGGATCACGCAGGACATCGGGGGAGTCGTCGCCGTGGAGACGGCCGTGGTCGCCCTCATCGACGCGGCCCACCGTGTGCTGAGCTGGACGACACCGCTGGCCCCGGCCATCGACGTCACCAGACCCTTCACGATCGAGTCCCGTGCCTTCGACCTCGCGGTGCTCGAAGCGGGCCTGGTCGCCGAACTCTGGCCGGGACTCACGTGCGAGCCCGCCCACCCGCGCTTCGCGGAACGCGTGCTCGCGGCATCCGCTCTCGTCCGCGGGCGCGTGCTGGGCGACCAGCCCGCGCCGGCACGGGCGCGGCTCGCCGGCGGACGGGACGGCACAGCGGCGCTCGCGATCGCCGACCTGCTGGGCGATGAGCTCACGGGAATCGCCCGCGGGCTCGCCGCCGTCGCCGAGATCGACGAGCCGGCGGTCGTCGTCATGCCCGATCTCGTCGCACCGCCGACGCCGCCGCTCGTGCGCGCGCCGCTCCCGGTGGATCCGTGCGATCCGTGCCGCGACGAAGAAGAGCTCCCCGACGCTGTCGAGGCGGTCATCGTGGAGGCCGGCGCGACGTTCGACGCCGAGCAGATCATCGCGGCGCAACAGGCCGTGATCGAGACGTGCGAGCGCAACACCGAGCGCATCGTGCTGCTGGACCCACCGAGCGGATGCCGCACCCTCGCCCAGCTCAGGGACTGGGCTGCTCGCTTCTCATCGAGCTACGCGGTCACGATCGCCCCCGGGATCGGCGTCGTCGAGCCGAGCGACTCGCGGGCGCTGCGGACCATTCCCGCCTCGGGACACCTCGCCGGACTCATCTCCGCCTGCGACACGGCCACCGGCCCCTGGCTGTCCGCCGCGAACCGCAGTCTCGTCTGGGCCCACAGCGTGTCGTGGGCCGCCAGCGACGCCGAGCACGCCGCCGCCAACGACGACGGCATCAATCTGGTGCGCCCCATCGCGGGCCGCGGCCTCGTCCCGCTCGGCGCGCGCACGATGGCCGCCGACGACGAGTGGACGTTCGCCGCGGTGCGCCGAACGATGATCTGGCTGCGCCGCACCCTGCGCCACCACCTCGCCTGGGTCGTCTTCGAGCCCATCACCCCGGGGCTCGCGACGCTGCTCACGGGATCGATCGGCACGCTGCTGACCGACGTCTGGGAGGCCGGCGGACTCTCCGGCGCCGCACCGGACGAGTCCTTCTTCGTCGCGGTCGACACCGAGTCCGCACTCGTCGGCGAGCTGCGCATCGTCGTGGGCGTCGCGCTGGCGCGGCCCGCCGAGTTCGTGACGGTGACCGTCACGCGCACGGGCAACCGCCTCGAACTGAACGAGGAGCCCGTGGTCGTGCTCGCGGGGGGTGCATGA
- a CDS encoding phage tail protein, with translation MALVGGFNFTIRLIETAKPASAIVGSFNPPIAGGFNECGGLEASMAVDEWREGGRNDAVLRFPGRITHPNLRLRRGLAVSEELWKWHEQFILGKGKRRDGVIELLDDGGETVRTWRFRRGLPVRWAGPALNATASAVAVEEIEIAHEGLFVQAGGAIGDALNTVASIFGGS, from the coding sequence ATGGCGCTCGTCGGAGGGTTCAACTTCACGATCCGGCTCATCGAGACCGCCAAGCCTGCTTCGGCGATCGTCGGATCGTTCAACCCGCCGATCGCGGGAGGCTTCAACGAGTGCGGCGGACTCGAGGCGAGCATGGCCGTCGACGAGTGGCGCGAAGGCGGGCGCAACGACGCCGTGCTGCGGTTCCCCGGTCGCATCACCCATCCGAACCTGCGCCTTCGGCGCGGCCTCGCGGTGAGCGAGGAGCTGTGGAAGTGGCACGAGCAGTTCATCCTCGGCAAGGGCAAGCGCCGGGACGGTGTCATCGAACTGCTCGACGACGGCGGCGAGACGGTGCGGACGTGGCGGTTCCGCCGGGGCCTGCCGGTGCGGTGGGCCGGTCCCGCCCTGAACGCGACGGCGTCGGCGGTCGCCGTCGAGGAGATCGAGATCGCGCACGAGGGCCTGTTCGTCCAGGCCGGCGGCGCGATCGGAGACGCGCTCAACACGGTCGCCTCGATCTTCGGAGGATCGTGA
- a CDS encoding CIS tube protein has protein sequence MTSLAKAKFVRLPTPDASSGAQSLSVQFNPSELNFTKTAQVAEIGIPGLDTPLLQYVRGQAETLTLELFFDSTEDGTGSSAKPVTEKTDKFYALIKAERATHAPPVLLFLWGGTSFPGKRRDHGFRCVVTSVRQQFTLFAPDGKPLRAKLTVELKEYKPLTLHLAELGFMSADHTKAAVVRENDTITAIAYREYTDDRRWRDIAAVNRVVDPLALEPGRILRIPRGAGR, from the coding sequence ATGACCTCCCTCGCGAAGGCGAAGTTCGTGCGGCTGCCCACGCCGGACGCCAGCAGCGGAGCGCAGTCGCTCTCGGTGCAGTTCAATCCGTCCGAGCTCAACTTCACCAAGACCGCGCAGGTCGCCGAGATCGGCATCCCGGGTCTGGACACACCCCTGCTCCAGTACGTGCGCGGCCAGGCCGAGACGCTCACGCTCGAGCTGTTCTTCGACTCGACCGAGGACGGCACGGGCAGTTCCGCCAAGCCGGTCACCGAGAAGACCGACAAGTTCTACGCCCTGATCAAGGCGGAGAGGGCGACACACGCACCCCCGGTCCTGCTGTTCCTCTGGGGAGGGACGTCCTTCCCTGGCAAGCGCCGCGACCACGGCTTCCGATGCGTCGTGACCTCGGTGCGGCAGCAGTTCACGCTCTTCGCCCCCGACGGCAAGCCCCTTCGCGCGAAGCTCACCGTCGAGCTCAAGGAGTACAAGCCGCTGACGCTCCATCTCGCCGAGCTCGGCTTCATGTCGGCGGACCACACGAAGGCCGCCGTCGTCCGCGAGAACGACACCATCACCGCGATCGCGTACCGCGAATACACCGATGACCGCCGTTGGCGCGACATCGCCGCGGTGAATCGCGTCGTCGATCCGCTCGCCCTCGAGCCCGGCCGCATCCTGCGCATCCCGAGGGGAGCGGGCCGATGA
- a CDS encoding phage late control D family protein, with protein MSAPIPLHRAGQTFYVPAFEIIVNGRPAGREVVRDLTEVTFEDSLEAIDSFTLAFNNWDTDHLHPSFVGQGADEARWGDIQPGNGLELKLGYQGDLRLMTTGFITALDIEFPDSGFTKATVRGLNVLDRFRDAQYTWSWPPDGGDPMKDSDIAEDLGQAPNSPQGHPGLVGITRIVTSATAKGREHPADHVFMNNKYPILFLMQLARRNGYEVIFQLVDDEPQLYFGPSDEVRDITYLLEWGKTLSSLKATISTARQVKQMTVLGWDRAAKQAVRASVTVDDPDVRLPDTTRALARATGREEVVTDHVVTTEAQARAKAIELLTNHASRLVEVEGSVVGLPDLRAGRTVQLGRLGPHIDGTYTITWTKHVVNDSGYRTQFKARMEGVQRPAGAGAAGTGGSA; from the coding sequence ATGAGCGCTCCCATCCCGCTGCACCGCGCAGGGCAGACGTTCTACGTCCCCGCGTTCGAGATCATCGTCAACGGCCGCCCCGCCGGCCGCGAAGTGGTGCGCGACCTCACCGAGGTCACGTTCGAGGACTCGCTCGAAGCGATCGACTCCTTCACCCTCGCCTTCAACAACTGGGACACCGACCACCTGCACCCCTCCTTCGTGGGTCAGGGCGCCGACGAAGCGCGCTGGGGCGACATCCAGCCGGGGAACGGCCTCGAGCTCAAGCTCGGCTACCAGGGCGACCTCAGGCTCATGACGACCGGGTTCATCACCGCGCTCGACATCGAGTTCCCCGACTCCGGATTCACCAAGGCGACGGTGCGCGGACTCAATGTGCTCGACCGCTTCCGCGACGCGCAGTACACGTGGTCGTGGCCGCCCGACGGCGGAGACCCCATGAAGGACTCCGACATCGCCGAAGACCTCGGCCAGGCGCCGAACTCGCCGCAGGGGCACCCCGGCCTCGTGGGCATCACCCGCATCGTGACCTCCGCCACGGCGAAGGGCCGCGAGCATCCCGCCGACCACGTCTTCATGAACAACAAGTACCCGATCCTCTTCCTCATGCAGCTCGCGCGCCGCAACGGCTACGAGGTGATCTTCCAGCTCGTCGACGATGAGCCGCAGCTCTACTTCGGGCCCTCCGACGAGGTGCGCGACATCACGTATCTGCTCGAGTGGGGCAAGACCCTGTCGTCGCTCAAGGCGACGATCTCGACGGCCCGGCAGGTCAAGCAGATGACGGTGCTGGGCTGGGACCGCGCCGCCAAGCAGGCGGTGCGCGCGTCGGTCACGGTGGACGACCCGGATGTGCGGCTCCCCGACACGACGCGTGCCCTGGCGCGTGCGACCGGCCGTGAGGAGGTCGTGACCGATCATGTCGTGACCACCGAGGCGCAGGCCCGGGCGAAGGCGATCGAGCTGCTGACGAACCACGCGTCGCGCCTCGTCGAAGTGGAGGGTTCCGTCGTCGGTCTGCCGGACCTGCGGGCGGGGCGCACGGTGCAGCTCGGCAGGCTCGGACCGCACATCGACGGCACGTACACGATCACGTGGACCAAGCACGTCGTGAACGACAGCGGCTATCGCACGCAGTTCAAGGCCCGCATGGAGGGCGTCCAGCGCCCGGCGGGCGCCGGCGCCGCCGGGACGGGAGGCTCGGCATGA